A window of the Brassica napus cultivar Da-Ae chromosome A2, Da-Ae, whole genome shotgun sequence genome harbors these coding sequences:
- the LOC106403220 gene encoding pantoate--beta-alanine ligase-like: protein MGHREPEVIRDKETMRRWSKGVRSQEKTIGLVRPSFHRRSHQARALPSYVSDVIVVFNPRNLYNYDGGRKNTNGGGGGGDGKKTNGSGGSGGKKTNGSGGGGGKVVSCVEESGLAHETCVCVGRAGLSSLEVLLPDVAVFR from the coding sequence ATGGGACACAGAGAACCAGAGGTTATAAGAGACAAAGAAACGATGAGAAGATGGTCAAAAGGCGTGAGATCGCAAGAGAAGACGATTGGTTTGGTCCGTCCATCCTTTCACCGGCGATCTCACCAAGCTCGAGCTCTTCCCTCCTATGTTTCCGATGTCATTGTCGTATTCAATCCAAGAAACCTCTATAATTATGACGGCGGGAGGAAAAATACAAACGGCGGTGGCGGCGGCGGCGATGGGAAGAAGACAAACGGCAGTGGAGGCAGCGGAGGGAAGAAGACAAACGGCAGCGGTGGCGGCGGTGGGAAGGTGGTGAGCTGTGTGGAGGAGAGTGGGTTAGCGCATGAGACGTGTGTTTGTGTGGGAAGAGCAGGCCTGTCTTCTTTGGAGGTGTTGCTACCAGACGTTGCTGTGTTTAGGTAA
- the LOC106403212 gene encoding protein SULFUR DEFICIENCY-INDUCED 1 — MKNNNTNTTRSNLVKDNELFHVIHKVPCGDTPYVKAKHAQLIEKNPEMAIVWFWKAINTGDRVDSALKDMAVVMKQLDRPEEAIEAIKSFRPRCSKNSQDSLDNVLIDLYKKCGRMEEQVELLKRKLRQIYQGEAFNGKPTKTARSHGKKFQVTVQQEIARLLGNLGWAYMQQAKYLSAEAVYRKAQMVEPDANKSCNLAMCLIKQGRFEEARALLDDVFTSRVLGADDCRTRQRADELLSELEASLPRRLDAEMEDVLGNILDDDFVIAIGLEEMTASNYRSKRLPIFEQISSFRNQLVC; from the exons atgaagaataatAATACCAACACAACAAGAAGCAATCTGGTGAAAGATAATGAACTGTTTCATGTGATTCACAAAGTCCCTTGTGGGGATACTCCCTATGTCAAAGCCAAACATGCTCAG TTGATAGAGAAGAACCCGGAGATGGCAATAGTGTGGTTTTGGAAAGCCATAAACACAGGAGACAGAGTAGATAGTGCTCTAAAAGACATGGCTGTCGTTATGAAACAACTTGACCGTCCCGAAGAGGCCATCGAAGCCATCAAATCCTTTCGTCCTCGTTGTTCCAAGAACTCCCAAGATTCCCTAGACAATGTCCTCATCGACCTATACAAG AAGTGCGGGAGAATGGAGGAGCAAGTTGAGCTGTTAAAGAGGAAGCTAAGGCAGATCTATCAAGGAGAGGCTTTCAATGGTAAACCTACCAAGACCGCTAGATCCCATGGCAAAAAGTTTCAAGTGACCGTTCAACAAGAAATCGCAAGACTACTG GGGAACTTGGGGTGGGCATATATGCAACAAGCCAAGTACTTATCCGCAGAAGCGGTATACAGAAAAGCTCAGATGGTTGAGCCAGACGCTAACAAATCGTGCAACCTAGCGATGTGCCTTATCAAACAAGGCAGGTTTGAAGAGGCAAGAGCCCTTCTTGACGATGTATTTACCTCTAGGGTTTTAGGTGCAGATGATTGTAGAACAAGGCAACGAGCGGATGAGCTTCTGAGTGAGCTAGAGGCTTCGTTACCTCGTCGGCTAGATGCTGAGATGGAGGATGTATTGGGAAATATCTTAGACGATGACTTTGTTATTGCCATTGGGCTTGAAGAGATGACAGCCAGTAATTATAGATCTAAGAGACTCCCAATCTTTGAACAGATCTCCTCTTTTAGAAATCAGTTAGTTTGCTAA